A genome region from Nicotiana tabacum cultivar K326 chromosome 13, ASM71507v2, whole genome shotgun sequence includes the following:
- the LOC107770941 gene encoding protein transport protein SEC23 E, with product MATEMAQPDAEGIDGVRMTWNAWPRTKVESSKCVIPIATSIHLIRPHTDLPTLSYPPLKCKTCSSVLNPFARVDFQALIWICPFCFQRNHFPHHYSGINETNVPAELYPQFTTIQYTLPNPGPNPTQNPNPVDFSISPIYLFVLDTCMLEEELEFAKSALKRAIGMLPDNAMVGFISYGTQVQVHELGFSDMSKVYVFRGSKELSKDHVLDQLGLGSSVGGRRAGPGPIGAPSIGVTRFLLPASECEYTLNSLLDELSTDQWPVPQGNRALRCTGVALSVAAGLLGACLAGAGARIVALVGGPCTEGPGAIVSKDLSEPVRSHKDLHKDAAPFFKKAVNFYEELAKQLVNQGHVLDVFASALDQVGVAEMKVAIEKTGGLVVLAESFGHSVFKDSFKHIFEDGEQSLGLSFNGTLEINCSKDIKIQGIIGPCTSLEKKGPAVSSTVIGEGNTTAWKLCGLDKNTCLTVFFDVSSSEKSDPSGNQNPQLYIQFLTSYQSHDGQTKLRVTTITRRWVDAAVSTEELVQGFDQEAAAVVMARLASYKMEMEEDFDATRWLDRNLIRLCAKFGDYRKDDPTSFTLNPSFSLFPQFMFHLRRSQFLQVFNNSPDETAYFRMLLNREGISNAAVMIQPTLTAFQFNSLPAPALLDVASIAADRILLLDAYFSVVIFHGMTIAQWRNMGYQNQPEHQAFAQLLQVPHDEAQAIIRERFPVPRLVVCDQHGSQARFLLAKLNPSATYNNANDMAAGSDVIFTDDVSLQVFFEHLQRLAVQSS from the exons ATGGCGACAGAGATGGCACAACCAGATGCAGAAGGGATTGACGGAGTTCGAATGACATGGAACGCATGGCCACGAACAAAAGTTGAATCAAGCAAGTGCGTGATCCCAATCGCTACCTCGATCCACTTGATCCGTCCTCATACCGATCTCCCCACGCTCTCTTACCCGCCGCTTAAATGCAAAACTTGCTCTTCAGTTCTCAATCCCTTTGCTCGTGTTgattttcaagccctaatttgGATCTGTCCGTTTTGCTTTCAACGTAACCATTTTCCTCATCACTATTCGGGAATTAATGAAACTAATGTTCCTGCTGAACTTTATCCTCAATTCACCACAATTCAATACACTCTCCCTAACCCGGGCCCGAACCCGACTCAAAACCCTAACCCGGTAGATTTTTCGATTTCGCCAATTTATTTGTTCGTTTTGGACACGTGTATGCTTGAGGAGGAATTGGAATTTGCGAAATCGGCATTGAAACGGGCGATCGGGATGTTACCGGATAATGCTATGGTGGGGTTTATATCGTATGGTACGCAGGTCCAGGTGCATGAGCTAGGGTTTTCGGATATGTCGAAGGTTTATGTTTTTCGGGGATCGAAAGAGTTGTCTAAAGATCATGTTTTGGATCAATTGGGCCTTGGAAGTAGTGTTGGTGGAAGACGGGCCGGTCCTGGCCCAATTGGGGCtcccagtattggtgttaccaGATTCTTATTGCCTGCCTCGGAGTGTGAATATACCTTGAATTCT TTGTTAGATGAATTGAGCACGGATCAATGGCCAGTCCCACAGGGAAATAGAGCGTTACGCTGCACTGGTGTGGCTTTGAGTGTAGCTGCTGGATTGCTTGGAGCTTGTTTGGCTGGTGCTGGTGCTCGGATCGTGGCCTTAGTGGGCGGACCATGCACAGAGGGACCTGGAGCG ATTGTGTCAAAAGATCTTTCAGAACCAGTTCGTTCTCATAAGGATCTGCACAAGGATGCAGCACCCTTTTTCAAAAAGGCAGTCAATTTCTATGAGGAACTTGCAAAGCAGCTTGTTAATCAAGGTCACGTCTTGGATGTGTTTGCTTCAGCACTTGATCAG GTTGGAGTTGCTGAGATGAAAGTAGCTATTGAAAAAACTGGAGGACTAGTTGTTCTAGCTGAAAGTTTTGGCCATTCTGTCTTCAAAGATTCATTCAAGCACATCTTCGAAGATGGTGAACAGTCTCTTGGGCTGTCCTTCAA TGGTACATTAGAGATCAACTGCTCTAAGGATATTAAAATTCAGGGGATAATTGGACCATGCACATCTTTAGAAAAG AAAGGACCTGCTGTTTCCAGCACGGTTATTGGTGAGGGGAATACTACTGCTTGGAAGCTGTGCGGTCTCGACAAAAACACTTGCTTGACTGTTTTCTTTGATGTTTCATCTAGTGAGAAATCAGACCCTTCAGGCAATCAAAATCCACAATTGTACATACAGTTTCTCACGAG TTATCAGAGCCATGATGGTCAAACAAAATTACGCGTCACGACCATTACTAGAAGATGGGTTGATGCTGCTGTTAGCACTGAG GAATTGGTGCAAGGATTTGATCAAGAGGCTGCTGCGGTTGTAATGGCTAGATTAGCTTCTTACAAAATGGAGATGGAG GAAGATTttgatgccacaaggtggctagaTCGGAATCTCATTCGTCTCTGCGCCAAGTTTGGTGACTATCGGAAGGATGACCCCACCTCTTTCACTTTGAATCCTTCTTTTTCATTGTTCCCTCAATTCATGTTTCATTTACGGCGATCCCAGTTCTTACAA GTGTTCAATAATAGTCCAGATGAGACAGCATATTTCCGCATGTTGCTCAACCGAGAGGGCATAAGCAATGCTGCTGTCATGATTCAGCCAACACTAACGGCATTTCAATTCAATTCACTGCCTGCCCCAGCCTTGCTGGATGTGGCATCCATTGCAGCTGATCGCATTCTCTTgttggatgcttattttagtgtaGTTATTTTCCATGGAATGACAATAGCTCAATGGAGAAACATGGGATACCAAAACCAGCCTGAGCACCAG GCATTTGCACAGCTGTTGCAAGTTCCACATGATGAGGCCCAAGCAATCATCCGTGAGAGGTTTCCTGTTCCAAGACTGGTGGTGTGTGATCAACATGGCTCCCAG GCAAGATTCCTTTTGGCAAAATTGAATCCATCTGCTACGTACAATAATGCAAATGATATGGCAGCTGGATCAGACGTGATCTTTACAGACGATGTGAGTCTTCAAGTGTTCTTTGAGCATCTTCAGCGGCTGGCAGTGCAATCTTCTTGA
- the LOC107770938 gene encoding LOW QUALITY PROTEIN: UDP-glycosyltransferase 75C1 (The sequence of the model RefSeq protein was modified relative to this genomic sequence to represent the inferred CDS: inserted 1 base in 1 codon) has translation MKKHHFLIISLPAQGHINPTLQLAKILARAGARCTFVTSVHGFRKMNNLPSIDGLFYASISDGHDDGRPKEMYFGDYLNDFKRVGSENLKNLLHKFTDDGYPVTCLVYTILFTWVAEVAREYHAQSAFLAIQCATAFAIYYNLFTTNNGIYSSTTEIEPSFPIKLPELPLISRDDIPTFLLQSDSASSFMIPVMREHIKILESDSNPRVLINTFDALEEKSLKILEKIGVCSIGPLIPSAFCDGNDVNDKSFGCELFDKSENYSQWLDLKAEGSVVYVSFGSLAVLKEEQKEEILKGLLESERPFLWVIRSSNEDDKIKNENYGLNGKGMIVPWCSQMEIFFHKSIGCFVSHCGWNXERIALGVPLIGYPQFSDQVTNIKMVEEVWGTGVRARAEEGIVKREELKRCLEILMGNGEKGNEIRRNVKKYGDLAMEAVRGGSSHYNLNKFLDSF, from the exons ATGAAGAAACACCATTTCCTTATCATCTCTTTACCAGCACAAGGTCACATAAATCCCACTCTCCAGCTCGCCAAAATACTCGCACGCGCCGGTGCACGTTGCACCTTCGTCACATCCGTCCACGGCTTCCGCAAAATGAACAACCTACCGTCCATCGACGGACTATTCTACGCCTCCATCTCTGACGGCCACGACGACGGCAGGCCCAAAGAAATGTACTTCGGTGACTATTTAAACGATTTCAAGCGCGTGGGATCGGAAAACCTCAAAAACCTTCTTCACAAATTTACCGACGACGGCTATCCAGTTACTTGCTTAGTGTACACAATTCTCTTCACTTGGGTTGCCGAAGTGGCGCGTGAATATCACGCGCAATCTGCATTTCTGGCCATTCAATGTGCTACTGCGTTTGCCATTTATTACAATTTGTTTACTACCAATAACGGGATTTACAGCTCGACTACTGAAATTGAGCCCTCATTTCCAATAAAATTACCGGAATTGCCACTAATTTCTCGTGATGATATTCCTACGTTCCTGTTACAGAGTGATTCGGCTTCTTCTTTTATGATCCCTGTAATGAGAGAACACATAAAAATTCTCGAAAGTGATTCAAATCCTCGTGTTTTAATCAACACGTTTGACGCGTTAGAAGAGAAATCACTGAAGATTTTGGAGAAAATTGGGGTATGTTCAATTGGTCCTTTGATTCCTTCAGCTTTTTGCGATGGAAATGATGTTAATGACAAGTCTTTTGGATGCGAACTGTTTGATAAATCTGAAAATTATTCACAGTGGTTGGACTTAAAAGCTGAGGGTTCAGTTGTTTATGTATCATTTGGGAGTTTAGCTGTGTTAAAAGAGGAGCAAAAGGAAGAGATTTTGAAGGGTTTATTGGAAAGTGAAAGGCCATTTTTATGGGTAATTAGATCAAGCAATGAAGATGATAAGATCAAGAATGAAAATTATGGCTTGAATGGAAAAGGGATGATTGTCCCTTGGTGTTCACAAATGGAG ATATTTTTTCATAAGTCAATCGGATGTTTCGTGAGTCATTGTGGATGGA TCGAAAGAATAGCTTTGGGCGTGCCGCTGATTGGGTATCCACAGTTCTCTGACCAAGTGACAAACATCAAGATGGTGGAGGAAGTTTGGGGAACAGGTGTGAGAGCTAGAGCAGAAGAAGGAATTGTCAAAAGAGAAGAGTTAAAAAGGTGTTTGGAAATTTTAATGGGGAATGGAGAGAAAGGGAATGAAATAAGAAGGAATGTGAAGAAATATGGAGATTTGGCTATGGAAGCCGTGAGAGGAGGTTCCTCACATTATAATTTGAACAAGTTTTTAGATAGTTTTTGA